In the Leptotrichia sp. oral taxon 223 genome, GTTAATGAAGTAGGCAAGGATTCTAAAACAGGGGAGATTGTTGTTAGAGTAAATCCTGAGTTCTTTAGACCTGCAGAAGTTGATATTTTAATTGGAAATCCTGCAAAAGCTGAAAAAACATTAGGATGGAAAAGAGAAATTTCATTTACAGAATTAGTTGAAAGAATGGTTAAAAATGATATGGAAAAAGTTCAAAAGGAAATGAAATTAAAATCACTTTAAACGAGGGAGATTCTTAATGAAAAAAGTATTGGTAACTGGAATTGATGGTTTCGTTGCAAGATATTTGTATGATTATCTTTTAAAAAGTGGTTATGATGTTTACGGAACAACAATAAATGAAACATATAAAAATGATAAGATAAAGATATTTAAAATGAATCTGTTAAATGCAGAAAATGTTAATAATGTAATAAAAAATATAAAACCAGATATGATTTTTCATTTGGCTGGACAAAGTGCAGTAGGGCTTTCATGGCAAAAACCGGTTTTAACAATAGATGTCAATGTAAATGGGACTTTAAATTTATTAGAAGCTGTGAAAAATAATAATATAAATCCTAAAATATTAATTATTGGCTCAAGTGACCAGTATGGAATTATAAAACCTGAGGATTGCCCAATAAAAGAAACACAAATGCAAATTCCTCAAAGCCCATATGGAATTAGCAAAAAAACACAAGAAGAACTTGGCAAGTTATATGTAAAAGCCTACAAGATGAATATTATATTTGTAAGAGCCTTTAATCACATTGGTGCTGGACAAGGTGAAAATTTTGTAGTTCCTGATTTTGCAAGTAAAATTGTAAAAATTGAAAAAGGTGCGATTCCAGTATTAAAAGTTGGGAATTTAGATACTTTGAGAGATTTTACTGATGTAAGAGATATTGTCAGAGGGTATGTAATGTTACTTGAGAATGGGAAAATAGGAGAATCATATAATATAGGTTCAGGAAATGTTGTGAGGGTAAAGGAAATTTTAGAAAAATTAGTGAATTTATCAAATAAAGAAATAAAAATAGAAATAGATAAAGAAAAATTCCGTCCAGTTGATATACCAGTAGTGCAATGTGACAATACAAAGATTAAAAAAGATACAGGATGGAAGCCAGAAATTTCTATTAATGAAACATTGAAAGATGTTTTAGAATATTGGAGATGGAAATAAATTATGAGAATTATAAAAGAATTATATGATTATCGTGAAATGCTTTCAAATTTAGTAAAAAAAGATTTAAAAGTAAGATACAAGGGTTCAGTATTGGGTTTTTTGTGGACATTTCTGAACCCTCTTTTACAATTGGTCGTTTATACGATAGTCTTTTCTACAATTATGAAAGTAAATATAGATAAATTTTATATTTATTTATTCATAGGATTAATTCCTTGGCTATTTTTTGCTACTTGCATTCAAGCTGGTTCAACAAGTATTTTGATGAATAAAGATTTGATAAAAAAAATATATTTCCCAAGAATTATATTACCTATTTCAACAGTAAATTCTGCTTTTATGAATATGTTTTACAGCATGATAGTTGTATTATTAACAATATTAGTCAGTGGCATTGGATTTAGTAAATATATATTACTTTTACCGCTCGCTATGATTATGCAATATATTTTAGTATTAGGAATGACTTTTATATTTTCAGCTTTAAATGTATATTTTAGAGATTTGGAATACATTCTAAACATTATAGTAATGATATGGTTTTATTTAACTCCGATAATTTATGAAATTGAAATGATACCAGAAAAATATCGTTTTTGGTTTTATTTAAATCCAATGACAGGTATAATAAATTTTTATAGAAATATTTTATATTATAAAAGAATGCCAAGTTTTAATTCATTTGGTGGAATATTAATTTATGGAATAATTATGATTGTCATTGGATATTTTGTATTTGAAAAATTACAGAAAAACTTTGCGGAGGAACTATAATGGCGAAAGATGTTGTAATAAGCGTAAAAAATGTAGAAAAAAGTTTTAAAATATATAGTGATAAAGGGCATACCTTAAAAGAAAGGTTACTTTTTTTTAAACAAAGAAACAGCTATACAAGACATGAAGTTTTAAAAGGTGTAACTTTGGAAATAGAAAAAGGAGAAGTTGTAGGGTTAGTTGGACATAATGGATGTGGAAAAAGTACATTATTAAAATTAATGACAAAGATAATATA is a window encoding:
- a CDS encoding GDP-mannose 4,6-dehydratase, translating into MKKVLVTGIDGFVARYLYDYLLKSGYDVYGTTINETYKNDKIKIFKMNLLNAENVNNVIKNIKPDMIFHLAGQSAVGLSWQKPVLTIDVNVNGTLNLLEAVKNNNINPKILIIGSSDQYGIIKPEDCPIKETQMQIPQSPYGISKKTQEELGKLYVKAYKMNIIFVRAFNHIGAGQGENFVVPDFASKIVKIEKGAIPVLKVGNLDTLRDFTDVRDIVRGYVMLLENGKIGESYNIGSGNVVRVKEILEKLVNLSNKEIKIEIDKEKFRPVDIPVVQCDNTKIKKDTGWKPEISINETLKDVLEYWRWK
- a CDS encoding ABC transporter permease, translated to MRIIKELYDYREMLSNLVKKDLKVRYKGSVLGFLWTFLNPLLQLVVYTIVFSTIMKVNIDKFYIYLFIGLIPWLFFATCIQAGSTSILMNKDLIKKIYFPRIILPISTVNSAFMNMFYSMIVVLLTILVSGIGFSKYILLLPLAMIMQYILVLGMTFIFSALNVYFRDLEYILNIIVMIWFYLTPIIYEIEMIPEKYRFWFYLNPMTGIINFYRNILYYKRMPSFNSFGGILIYGIIMIVIGYFVFEKLQKNFAEEL